In Sphingobacterium sp. PCS056, the following proteins share a genomic window:
- a CDS encoding HEPN domain-containing protein: protein MQSFRTELENPVVEQEIIDLEKKIRLFQEGKITDEKFRSLRLARGVYGQRQPGVQMVRIKLPFGKATFKQVIKISDVSDEYAIRNLHITTRQDIQIHFVSLDRTPELWAQLAEDDITLREACGNTVRNVTASPTAGIDPKEPFDVSPYAQAVFEFCLRNPICAEMGRKFKMSFSSSDDDTAFSYIHDLGFIPKVKIVDGQEERGFKVLLGGGLGSQPFLAHLVHEFLHEDQLIPFVESSLRVFDRYGERNNRNKARFKYLIQKLGIDEVLRLIAEERVANAVKSFPIDRDTISQPTPPDTSAIAHLSLDEDAEYLIWKSTNTFEQKQKGYYGVFVKISTGDLPTEKARALVAGLDGLVADEIRFTQNQGLLLKYATERSLPHIYQQLKKLELASAGFQSTSDVTTCPGTDTCNLGISNSTEMARVIETYIREFYADFVYNKELKIKISGCMNSCGQHGLAHLGFHGSSVKANGKVVPAAQVMIGGGTVGDGVGRVAERIIKVPTKRVLHVVDLVLSDYKKNVQEGENFHAYYDRQSKNYFYTLLKPLADLTTLSDDEYIDWGHQETFETAIGVGECAGVVIDLVATLIYEAEEKKGWAISAFEERKYADSIYHAYSTFVGCAKALLLDKGVNVSSQHAVIQEFQTQFVEQQLFSLETTFPELVLQINKNEPTPEFAENYLASLNIFFNAVYAYRNSVKVN from the coding sequence ATGCAAAGTTTCCGTACAGAGCTTGAAAACCCTGTGGTTGAGCAAGAGATTATAGATTTAGAAAAGAAAATTAGACTTTTTCAAGAGGGGAAGATTACGGATGAAAAATTTCGTTCTTTACGCCTAGCAAGAGGGGTTTACGGACAACGTCAGCCCGGAGTGCAAATGGTGCGTATTAAATTGCCTTTTGGAAAAGCAACTTTCAAACAAGTCATCAAAATATCGGACGTTTCTGATGAATATGCGATTCGTAATTTGCATATCACGACAAGACAGGATATTCAGATTCACTTTGTTAGTCTAGATCGTACACCAGAATTATGGGCTCAATTGGCTGAGGATGATATTACTTTACGTGAAGCATGTGGCAACACGGTGCGTAATGTAACAGCATCTCCTACAGCCGGTATAGATCCAAAAGAACCTTTTGATGTTTCTCCTTACGCACAGGCTGTTTTTGAATTTTGTTTAAGAAACCCGATCTGTGCGGAAATGGGCCGTAAATTTAAAATGTCATTTTCGTCGTCAGATGATGATACTGCTTTTTCTTATATCCATGATCTGGGCTTTATTCCTAAAGTAAAGATCGTTGATGGACAGGAGGAACGCGGTTTTAAAGTTCTATTAGGTGGTGGACTGGGATCTCAACCTTTTCTAGCACATCTGGTACATGAATTTTTACATGAAGATCAGTTGATTCCTTTTGTGGAGTCTTCTTTACGTGTCTTTGACCGCTATGGTGAACGTAATAATCGAAATAAAGCACGTTTTAAATACTTGATCCAAAAATTGGGTATTGATGAAGTATTGCGACTGATCGCGGAAGAGCGTGTTGCAAATGCTGTTAAATCTTTTCCGATTGACCGAGATACCATTAGTCAACCGACTCCGCCAGATACAAGTGCTATTGCGCATCTATCATTGGATGAAGACGCTGAATATCTGATCTGGAAGTCGACAAATACGTTTGAACAAAAGCAGAAAGGCTATTATGGGGTATTTGTTAAGATATCTACAGGTGATCTTCCTACGGAAAAAGCGCGAGCGCTAGTCGCAGGACTAGATGGTCTAGTAGCCGATGAGATTCGTTTCACACAAAATCAAGGATTACTCTTAAAATATGCTACTGAGCGATCTCTGCCTCATATCTATCAGCAGTTGAAGAAACTGGAATTGGCTTCTGCGGGATTTCAGAGCACATCGGATGTGACGACTTGTCCAGGTACGGATACTTGTAATTTGGGTATCTCCAATAGTACAGAGATGGCTCGGGTGATCGAAACGTATATCCGTGAGTTTTATGCCGACTTTGTCTATAATAAGGAACTAAAGATAAAAATATCGGGTTGTATGAATTCTTGTGGTCAACATGGTTTGGCCCATCTGGGATTTCATGGTAGCTCTGTCAAAGCGAATGGGAAAGTTGTTCCTGCAGCACAAGTGATGATCGGTGGTGGTACTGTTGGCGATGGCGTGGGCCGTGTGGCTGAAAGAATCATTAAAGTGCCGACGAAAAGAGTGTTACATGTGGTAGATTTGGTCTTATCGGATTATAAAAAGAATGTACAGGAAGGTGAAAACTTCCATGCTTATTATGACCGTCAGTCAAAAAATTACTTTTATACCTTATTGAAGCCATTGGCAGACTTGACGACATTGTCGGATGATGAATATATTGATTGGGGACATCAAGAGACTTTTGAAACAGCAATTGGCGTAGGTGAATGTGCGGGTGTGGTGATTGATCTGGTCGCTACCTTGATCTATGAAGCCGAAGAAAAGAAAGGCTGGGCGATTTCTGCTTTTGAAGAAAGGAAATATGCGGATTCGATATACCATGCCTATAGTACGTTTGTCGGTTGTGCCAAAGCTTTATTATTGGATAAAGGTGTAAATGTGAGTTCACAGCATGCTGTGATCCAGGAATTTCAAACCCAATTTGTGGAGCAGCAGTTGTTTAGTTTGGAAACGACATTTCCAGAATTGGTTTTACAAATTAATAAGAATGAACCTACACCCGAGTTTGCTGAAAATTATCTTGCGAGCTTGAATATTTTCTTTAATGCAGTGTATGCGTATAGAAATAGTGTGAAGGTCAATTAA
- a CDS encoding PQQ-dependent sugar dehydrogenase: MKSKLATVLISSFALYSCSNGTTGAETNTVDSIYPAVEKNEANTKYKPAFAGQTRINGVKTNTAFEGVVLNTTLKSPWGIAALPDGRLLITEKEGTFRIATTDGKVSEPITGLPKVDSDGQGGLLGLTIDPNFETNRMIYFVFAEPSAEGNLTAVGKGKLSADDKTIENVAVIYRATPKYKGKLHYGGRILFDKSGNLIVSTGERSDLATRPQAQDLKSGLGKIVRITTDGAPASGNPFAGQADVRPEIYSYGHRNVQGLALHPETGDLWETEFGPRGGDELNRIEAGKNYGWPTITYGLEYSGEKVGDAIQQKEGLEQPVYYWDPVLSPSGITFYTGDRIPEWKNNLFISGLSSTHIARLVIKDNKVVGEERLLAKEGQRFRDITQGKDGALYAITDLGRLYKIDKKN, translated from the coding sequence ATGAAAAGTAAATTAGCCACCGTACTGATTAGTTCTTTTGCCTTGTACTCGTGTTCAAACGGGACTACGGGGGCAGAAACCAATACAGTAGATAGCATCTATCCAGCTGTTGAAAAAAATGAAGCCAATACAAAATACAAACCTGCTTTTGCGGGTCAAACACGTATCAATGGCGTAAAGACCAACACGGCATTTGAAGGAGTCGTATTGAATACCACCTTAAAATCTCCTTGGGGCATAGCAGCGCTACCAGATGGACGGTTACTGATCACAGAAAAAGAAGGTACATTTAGAATTGCTACTACCGATGGCAAAGTTTCAGAGCCGATAACAGGACTGCCAAAAGTAGATTCGGATGGGCAAGGTGGATTGTTAGGATTGACAATCGATCCAAATTTTGAAACCAATCGCATGATTTACTTTGTTTTTGCAGAGCCAAGTGCAGAGGGCAACTTGACAGCAGTAGGCAAAGGAAAATTATCTGCCGATGATAAAACAATAGAAAATGTAGCCGTTATTTATCGAGCTACTCCCAAATACAAAGGCAAGTTACATTACGGTGGACGGATCTTATTTGACAAGTCCGGCAATTTAATCGTGAGTACCGGCGAACGTTCAGATCTAGCAACCAGACCACAAGCACAAGATCTCAAATCAGGATTAGGTAAGATTGTCAGAATCACGACAGATGGTGCGCCTGCATCGGGCAACCCATTTGCAGGACAAGCTGATGTAAGGCCAGAAATATACAGTTACGGTCATAGAAATGTACAAGGTCTGGCACTACATCCAGAAACTGGTGATCTGTGGGAAACTGAATTTGGTCCACGTGGCGGAGATGAATTGAACCGTATTGAAGCTGGTAAAAACTACGGATGGCCGACCATTACTTATGGATTAGAGTACAGTGGCGAAAAAGTAGGTGATGCCATTCAGCAAAAAGAAGGATTAGAACAGCCCGTTTACTATTGGGATCCTGTCTTATCGCCAAGCGGTATAACATTCTATACCGGAGATCGTATTCCGGAGTGGAAAAACAACCTATTTATCAGCGGTCTAAGCAGTACACATATTGCGCGATTGGTCATCAAAGACAATAAAGTCGTTGGCGAAGAGCGATTATTGGCTAAAGAAGGACAGCGTTTTAGAGATATCACGCAAGGCAAAGATGGCGCACTATATGCGATCACCGATTTAGGAAGACTCTATAAAATCGATAAAAAGAACTAA
- a CDS encoding PstA family ABC transporter permease: MDNLKKRLFKEKIAKGFMRLSGMLVTGSLFFIIGTILYKGLPYLSWEMVSQLPQGGFYMGKEGGILNAILGSLYLAGVATLLATIIGVPIALFLNIYIKTSSRLAQYSKLMFDILYGIPSIVYGAVGFTIMVYFGIRASLLGGIITITLLTIPIVVRTVDELIRTVPNDLKHVTLSLGATNWEVAKVFILHIKPGIFTAILLAFGRSIGDVAGVLLTTGFSDNLPRYIDEPAATLPLAIFFQLSSPIPEVQGRAYASALILTFIILIIVICTHILSSKQNKHKL; encoded by the coding sequence ATGGATAATCTAAAAAAAAGACTTTTTAAAGAAAAGATTGCGAAAGGCTTTATGCGGCTATCAGGTATGCTGGTCACAGGTTCACTTTTTTTTATTATCGGTACAATACTCTACAAGGGTTTACCATATCTATCTTGGGAGATGGTCAGCCAACTGCCTCAAGGAGGATTTTATATGGGTAAAGAAGGAGGAATATTAAATGCTATTCTCGGTTCGCTCTATCTCGCTGGGGTCGCGACCCTGTTAGCGACTATCATTGGAGTTCCGATCGCTTTATTTTTAAATATATACATCAAAACCTCTTCCAGATTAGCGCAATATTCAAAATTGATGTTCGATATTCTTTACGGTATCCCTTCCATCGTATATGGTGCTGTAGGATTTACTATTATGGTCTATTTTGGTATCCGTGCATCCTTACTTGGGGGTATTATCACCATTACATTACTAACTATACCGATCGTGGTCCGTACAGTCGATGAATTGATCCGAACAGTCCCCAACGATTTGAAGCATGTGACTTTGTCCTTAGGTGCCACCAACTGGGAAGTAGCAAAGGTCTTTATTTTACATATTAAACCAGGTATTTTCACCGCTATATTATTGGCATTTGGACGTTCTATTGGTGATGTCGCTGGCGTGTTGTTGACCACGGGATTCAGTGACAATCTCCCACGGTATATTGACGAACCAGCAGCAACTCTACCGCTGGCTATTTTTTTCCAGTTAAGCAGTCCTATTCCTGAAGTCCAAGGTCGTGCCTACGCATCTGCACTTATTTTAACTTTTATCATTCTAATTATTGTTATATGCACTCACATCCTATCATCGAAACAGAACAAACACAAGTTGTAA
- a CDS encoding phosphate ABC transporter ATP-binding protein: MHSHPIIETEQTQVVNPAIQPHIQIQDLNIHIDGHHILKNINLSLPNNSITSIIGPSGCGKTTLLKTLNRLIDDTKGVQVSGSVFVNGEDIYAPNAEVTHIRKKMGLLSQKPFPLPMSIYDNIAYGPRIHGTRNKKELNAIVETQLKNVGLWEEVKDRLDQSATRLSIGQQQRLCLARGLAVKPEIILGDESTSALDPISTQTIENLLIELKKDYTIVLVTHILRQARRVSDYIIFVYGGEILEFGKTEEVLLNPKHEITRQYVKGFIS, from the coding sequence ATGCACTCACATCCTATCATCGAAACAGAACAAACACAAGTTGTAAACCCTGCTATTCAGCCGCATATTCAAATACAAGATCTGAATATTCATATTGATGGGCACCATATTTTAAAAAACATCAATTTGTCACTACCCAATAATAGTATCACCTCGATCATTGGTCCATCAGGCTGTGGAAAGACAACATTATTAAAAACACTGAACCGCCTGATCGATGATACTAAAGGTGTGCAGGTATCCGGATCAGTCTTTGTCAATGGTGAAGATATTTATGCACCAAATGCCGAAGTGACCCATATCCGAAAAAAAATGGGACTGCTTTCTCAAAAACCTTTTCCACTACCGATGTCGATCTATGATAATATCGCTTATGGGCCACGCATCCATGGTACACGAAACAAAAAGGAATTAAACGCAATCGTAGAGACACAGCTGAAGAATGTAGGCCTTTGGGAAGAGGTCAAAGATCGATTGGACCAATCCGCCACGAGGCTTTCTATTGGTCAACAGCAACGCCTATGCTTAGCTCGAGGACTAGCGGTCAAACCAGAGATTATCTTAGGAGACGAATCGACATCTGCACTCGATCCGATCTCCACGCAGACCATTGAAAATCTTTTGATTGAACTCAAGAAAGATTATACCATTGTACTGGTTACCCACATCCTGAGACAAGCACGCCGTGTATCCGATTATATTATTTTTGTATATGGTGGAGAGATCCTTGAGTTTGGAAAAACAGAAGAAGTACTCTTAAATCCTAAACATGAGATCACCCGACAATACGTCAAAGGATTTATTTCATGA
- a CDS encoding DUF4294 domain-containing protein: MIKINLRWMLFLLFFVPLLGMAQALTVPRYGEGEQEVLEEYNMTTLETGERLPWFLIPEVKISKPRIWTSEDAKKEYLRLRRNVLRVLPYAIFAQKRYDQLDRELALETDKKQQKKLIENCENEVKAMFNKEIKNMSITQGKILIKLIDRQTGHSSYEMVKQMKGGLTAFLYQGVAKIFGHNLKSTYDPREDFEIENIIREFQKTRRDPRYF, encoded by the coding sequence ATGATCAAAATAAACTTACGCTGGATGCTTTTTTTGCTTTTCTTCGTTCCTCTTTTAGGGATGGCTCAAGCATTGACAGTACCTCGTTACGGGGAGGGGGAACAGGAAGTGCTGGAAGAATACAATATGACCACTTTGGAGACTGGTGAGCGACTGCCTTGGTTTTTAATTCCTGAAGTAAAAATCTCCAAACCGCGTATCTGGACTTCGGAGGATGCTAAGAAAGAATATTTGAGATTAAGAAGAAATGTCTTAAGAGTGTTACCGTATGCGATATTTGCTCAAAAAAGATACGATCAATTGGATCGTGAGCTGGCTTTGGAGACCGATAAAAAACAACAAAAGAAACTAATAGAAAATTGTGAAAATGAGGTGAAAGCCATGTTTAATAAAGAAATTAAAAACATGAGTATCACACAGGGGAAAATCTTAATTAAACTTATTGATAGACAGACTGGGCACTCGAGTTATGAAATGGTGAAACAGATGAAAGGCGGACTGACGGCATTTTTATATCAGGGAGTGGCTAAAATATTTGGACATAACCTCAAAAGTACGTATGATCCTAGAGAGGATTTTGAAATTGAAAATATCATCAGAGAATTTCAAAAAACGAGAAGGGATCCACGCTATTTTTAA
- a CDS encoding diacylglycerol kinase family protein gives MKNQKFSLQDRIKSFTYAFNGFKILLIEEHNARIHLAATVVTVIAGFYFDISAVEWMFILLCIGAVFALEIVNSAIENLADLVCQENNEFVKKTKDLAAAAVLTAAFVSVIIALVIFIPKITMLWL, from the coding sequence ATGAAAAATCAAAAATTCTCGCTACAAGATCGAATAAAAAGTTTTACTTATGCTTTTAATGGGTTTAAAATCTTATTGATTGAAGAACATAATGCGCGTATTCATCTTGCTGCGACCGTGGTAACGGTGATCGCAGGTTTCTATTTTGATATTTCTGCAGTCGAATGGATGTTTATTTTACTGTGCATTGGTGCTGTTTTTGCACTGGAAATAGTCAATTCGGCCATTGAGAATTTGGCAGACTTGGTGTGTCAAGAAAATAATGAATTTGTTAAAAAAACAAAAGATCTGGCAGCTGCAGCGGTATTGACCGCGGCGTTTGTCTCTGTTATAATAGCGCTTGTCATTTTTATTCCTAAAATCACGATGTTATGGTTGTAA
- a CDS encoding PstS family phosphate ABC transporter substrate-binding protein, with protein MLNNNACAPKIENGYTKERGFEGNISLSGAFALYPLVVLWSEEFKKEHPLVRFNISAGGAGKGIADALTGMVDIGLISRDLHPEEMKNGAYPIHVAKDAVICTINADNPNYRLLKERGLTNAELKNIFIYNKYKTWNDIDKRFTTDPVTVYTRADAAGAAETWANFFKSKQEDLKGVGIFGDPGIAQAVKDDQNAIGFNNINYVYDLKTKKVMDKIDVLPIDLNGDGSINEQESFYNTIDELTDAVSNNRYPSPPSRDLSFITKGKPDNLLLKEFISFVLKKKSQSYLLENGYVPLTETFMNEELKKL; from the coding sequence TTGCTTAATAATAATGCATGCGCTCCAAAAATTGAAAACGGATACACTAAGGAACGAGGTTTCGAAGGAAATATTTCTTTGTCTGGAGCATTTGCCCTCTATCCTTTAGTTGTTTTATGGAGTGAAGAATTTAAAAAGGAACATCCACTTGTTCGCTTTAATATTTCTGCCGGTGGAGCCGGAAAAGGAATTGCCGATGCGCTGACTGGAATGGTCGATATTGGACTGATTTCTCGCGATCTTCATCCCGAAGAAATGAAAAATGGTGCATATCCCATTCATGTTGCAAAAGATGCCGTTATCTGTACCATCAATGCCGACAATCCAAACTACCGTCTACTGAAGGAACGCGGATTGACCAATGCAGAACTAAAAAATATCTTTATTTACAATAAGTATAAAACGTGGAATGACATTGATAAACGTTTTACAACAGATCCTGTAACGGTGTATACACGTGCAGATGCTGCTGGAGCAGCTGAAACATGGGCCAATTTTTTTAAAAGTAAACAAGAAGATTTAAAAGGAGTCGGCATATTTGGTGATCCCGGCATTGCACAAGCGGTCAAAGATGATCAAAATGCCATCGGTTTCAATAATATCAATTATGTCTATGATTTAAAGACAAAAAAAGTAATGGATAAGATTGATGTACTGCCCATAGATCTCAATGGCGATGGCAGCATCAATGAACAGGAAAGTTTCTATAATACGATTGATGAACTGACAGATGCCGTGAGTAATAATAGATATCCAAGCCCGCCATCCAGAGACCTGTCTTTTATCACAAAAGGCAAGCCCGACAATTTACTGCTTAAAGAATTCATCTCTTTCGTCTTAAAGAAAAAATCGCAGAGCTATTTACTGGAGAATGGCTATGTGCCGCTAACAGAAACATTTATGAACGAAGAATTGAAAAAGTTATAA
- the pstC gene encoding phosphate ABC transporter permease subunit PstC: MLRTRLIKNAIAKQSSFVLLLISLSVVIIIGIGLTFKSIPLFETFNIWDLLTNHIWAPMKGSFGFLPFIMGTLSVTLVALLISCPLCILSSIYLTEYASDTLKNIVLPLINVLAAIPPVLYGVWGVLFIVPAIQSYIAPIFGVSTSGYTILAGGIVLSVMIFPIMISIMVEVLKTIPAELKAASLSLGATKWETAQKVILRRAKPGIIAAIVLAISRAFGETIAVLMVCGNVPKIPTSIFDAGYPIPALIANNFGEMMSIPLYDSALMFSALLLFVIIFGFNLISRIILNRLEGKHNG; this comes from the coding sequence ATGTTGCGAACAAGATTAATAAAAAATGCTATTGCAAAGCAGTCAAGCTTTGTTTTGTTGCTTATCTCCCTTTCGGTTGTGATCATTATTGGTATTGGCTTGACTTTCAAGTCGATCCCTTTATTTGAAACCTTCAATATTTGGGATCTTCTGACGAATCATATCTGGGCGCCCATGAAAGGAAGTTTTGGATTTCTCCCTTTCATTATGGGTACATTAAGTGTCACACTTGTCGCCCTGCTCATCTCTTGCCCACTTTGTATCCTCAGTTCAATTTATTTGACGGAATATGCTTCCGATACATTAAAAAATATCGTGTTACCTCTGATCAACGTCTTGGCTGCAATTCCTCCCGTACTATATGGGGTATGGGGCGTACTGTTTATTGTACCAGCAATACAATCCTACATAGCTCCTATATTTGGTGTCTCTACTTCAGGATATACGATTTTAGCCGGCGGCATCGTATTATCGGTTATGATCTTTCCGATCATGATCAGTATTATGGTCGAAGTACTCAAAACAATACCTGCGGAACTCAAAGCCGCTTCTCTATCTTTAGGAGCGACCAAATGGGAAACTGCCCAAAAGGTGATCTTACGCCGAGCAAAACCGGGTATTATTGCCGCGATTGTTCTCGCCATCTCCCGAGCATTTGGAGAAACAATAGCCGTCTTGATGGTCTGTGGCAATGTGCCCAAGATACCAACATCCATCTTTGACGCAGGATATCCGATTCCAGCACTAATTGCCAATAACTTTGGCGAGATGATGTCTATTCCCCTTTACGATTCAGCACTGATGTTTTCCGCTTTACTCCTATTTGTGATTATTTTCGGATTCAACTTAATTTCACGTATCATATTAAACAGATTGGAGGGCAAACACAATGGATAA
- the bshB1 gene encoding bacillithiol biosynthesis deacetylase BshB1: MKLDLLVIAVHPDDAELGAGGTIAKYVAEGKKVGVVDLTRGELGTRGTAETRDREANDAASILGLTVRDNLALRDGFFNNSEEDKLAVIRAIRQYQPEIIITNAITDRHPDHGRAGHMVSEACFLSGLRKIETSYDGVLQEAHRPRLVLQMIQDYYIKPDIVMDITDFYAVKEKSILAYKTQFYTGEESGSDEPQTYISNPDFMESTAARAREFGRSIQVKYAEGFTVKKILGVDDIFHLI, encoded by the coding sequence ATAAAACTGGATTTATTAGTAATTGCTGTGCATCCTGATGACGCGGAATTGGGCGCAGGAGGAACGATAGCAAAATATGTAGCTGAGGGCAAAAAAGTAGGTGTCGTAGATTTAACTAGGGGTGAACTGGGTACGCGTGGCACGGCTGAAACAAGGGACCGGGAGGCAAATGATGCCGCCTCAATCTTGGGATTGACGGTAAGGGATAATTTAGCACTGCGCGATGGCTTTTTTAATAATAGTGAAGAGGATAAATTAGCGGTAATCCGTGCTATCCGTCAATATCAACCTGAAATTATCATTACCAATGCCATCACTGATCGCCATCCCGATCACGGAAGAGCAGGGCATATGGTTTCTGAAGCTTGTTTTTTATCGGGATTGCGCAAGATCGAAACTTCCTATGATGGTGTGCTACAGGAGGCGCATCGTCCTCGACTCGTACTGCAGATGATCCAGGATTATTATATTAAACCGGATATCGTGATGGATATTACCGATTTTTACGCTGTTAAAGAAAAATCAATTTTGGCGTATAAGACGCAGTTTTATACTGGTGAGGAGAGTGGTTCGGATGAACCTCAGACTTACATTTCAAATCCTGATTTTATGGAATCGACCGCAGCTCGTGCTCGAGAATTTGGGAGATCGATACAGGTTAAATATGCGGAAGGATTTACGGTGAAAAAAATATTAGGTGTAGATGATATATTTCATCTGATTTAA
- a CDS encoding GNAT family N-acetyltransferase — translation MVVIRAYEVRDREIVLSVMQENIPAYFAQDEMEDLKYYLDFEIEQYFVLEAEGKIVACGGINLELEERRGVISWDIVLPSEQGKGYGRKLLEHRIAILKSMPDIDRITVRTSQLTYLFYQKNGFILNQIVKDYWAKDFDLYSMELSS, via the coding sequence ATGGTTGTAATTAGAGCTTACGAGGTAAGAGATCGGGAGATCGTATTGAGTGTCATGCAAGAAAATATTCCAGCTTATTTTGCTCAAGATGAAATGGAGGATTTGAAGTACTACCTCGATTTTGAAATCGAGCAATACTTTGTGCTGGAAGCGGAGGGTAAAATAGTGGCCTGTGGTGGTATCAACCTCGAACTGGAAGAAAGAAGGGGTGTAATCAGCTGGGATATTGTCCTGCCTAGTGAACAAGGTAAAGGCTACGGAAGAAAATTATTGGAACACCGGATTGCAATTTTAAAAAGTATGCCGGATATCGATCGGATTACGGTCCGTACTTCGCAGCTGACGTATTTGTTTTATCAAAAAAATGGTTTTATTTTAAACCAGATTGTAAAGGACTATTGGGCGAAAGATTTTGATCTTTATAGTATGGAATTGAGTTCTTAA